Proteins co-encoded in one Callospermophilus lateralis isolate mCalLat2 chromosome 2, mCalLat2.hap1, whole genome shotgun sequence genomic window:
- the Gas1 gene encoding growth arrest-specific protein 1, with product MVAALLGGGGGARGGTVPGAWLCLMALLQLLGSAPRGSGLAHGRRLICWQALLQCQGEPECSYAYNQYAEACAPVLAQRSGGDAPGAAAAAFPASAASFSSRWRCPSHCISALIQLNHTRRGPALEDCDCAQDENCKSTKRAIEPCLPRTSSGGAGGPGAGGVMGCTEARRRCDRDSRCNLALNRYLTYCGKLFNGLRCTDECRTVIEDMLAVPKAALLNDCVCDGLERPICESVKENMARLCFGAELGNGPGSSGSDGGLDDYYDEDYDDEQRPGGAGGEQPLDDDDGVPHPPRPGGGAAAAGGRGDLPYGPGRRSGSGGGRSAPRGAWTPFASILLLLFGRFI from the coding sequence ATGGTGGCCGCGCTgctgggcggcggcggcggggcccGCGGGGGAACCGTGCCGGGCGCCTGGCTGTGCCTGATGGCGCTACTGCAGCTTCTGGGCTCGGCGCCGCGGGGCTCGGGACTGGCGCACGGCCGCCGTCTCATCTGCTGGCAGGCGCTGCTGCAGTGCCAGGGGGAGCCGGAGTGCAGCTACGCCTACAACCAATACGCCGAGGCGTGCGCGCCGGTGTTGGCGCAGCGCAGCGGGGGCGACGCTCCGGGGGCCGCAGCAGCCGCCTTCCCGGCCTCGGCCGCCTCTTTCTCCTCTCGCTGGCGCTGCCCGAGCCACTGCATCTCGGCCCTAATTCAGCTCAACCACACGCGCCGCGGGCCCGCTCTGGAGGACTGTGATTGCGCACAGGACGAGAACTGCAAGTCCACTAAGCGCGCCATTGAGCCATGCCTGCCCCGGACGAGCAGCGGCGGCGCAGGCGGCCCGGGCGCGGGCGGGGTCATGGGCTGCACCGAGGCCCGGCGGCGCTGCGACCGCGACAGCCGCTGTAACCTGGCGCTCAACCGCTATCTGACCTACTGCGGTAAGCTCTTCAACGGGCTGCGCTGCACGGACGAGTGCCGCACCGTCATCGAGGATATGCTGGCCGTGCCCAAGGCGGCATTGCTCAATGACTGCGTGTGCGATGGCCTGGAGCGGCCCATTTGTGAGTCGGTCAAGGAGAACATGGCCCGCCTGTGCTTCGGCGCGGAGCTGGGCAATGGCCCCGGCAGCAGCGGCTCGGACGGGGGCCTGGACGATTACTACGACGAGGACTACGACGACGAGCAGCGCCCCGGGGGTGCTGGAGGCGAGCAACCTCTGGACGATGACGACGGAGTCCCGCACCCGCCGCGCCCGGGCGGCGGCGCTGCTGCTGCGGGCGGCCGCGGGGACCTGCCGTACGGACCCGGGCGCAGGAGCGGCAGCGGCGGTGGCCGCTCGGCGCCCCGAGGAGCCTGGACGCCTTTCGCCTCCATCTTGCTGCTGCTGTTCGGACGGTTCATTTAG